From Desulfuromonas soudanensis, the proteins below share one genomic window:
- the hgcB gene encoding mercury methylation ferredoxin HgcB → MRYLEEVSTLKLDRQVCIGCGLCAMVCPHGVFSVEEKKARILDLDRCMECGACARNCPVAALAVKAGVGCASAIIYGWLTGKEPSCDCGGESCC, encoded by the coding sequence ATGCGTTATCTGGAAGAGGTGAGCACCCTGAAGCTCGACCGGCAAGTCTGCATCGGCTGCGGACTCTGCGCCATGGTCTGCCCCCACGGAGTCTTTTCCGTCGAGGAGAAGAAGGCGCGCATCCTCGACCTCGACCGCTGCATGGAGTGCGGCGCCTGCGCCCGCAACTGCCCGGTCGCAGCTCTCGCCGTCAAGGCCGGTGTCGGCTGCGCCAGCGCCATCATCTACGGCTGGCTGACCGGCAAGGAGCCGAGCTGCGACTGCGGCGGCGAAAGCTGCTGCTGA